One stretch of Armigeres subalbatus isolate Guangzhou_Male chromosome 2, GZ_Asu_2, whole genome shotgun sequence DNA includes these proteins:
- the LOC134213586 gene encoding transcription factor hamlet-like: MREKDHSPRKMLPSPKQAAVYPLLGLGSTISAQLPFDFSTSNRSSSSNLLHQQQSLLDQPLDLRVERKKSSNSSSSTSDDDETPRTPADDGVKPSSVISFQDNNNNNNLSNNNTDSSNKSPSPIHLNNNNNNNNSVKYTNNNHINVKDEFRISNLANHSPPIFPPPGLNPLMLEAIAKAGLPLPGYRNSFLPARSPVSFDLQRLSQLRQPSNGNGIPNNNNNNTNSINHNLPPGAAATAAKNKDRYSCKFCGKVFPRSANLTRHLRTHTGEQPYKCKYCERSFSISSNLQRHVRNIHNKERPFKCALCERCFGQQTNLDRHLKKHEADAAGLGLGLDERLRAARRNSRGIPEDSYFEEIRSFMGKVTQLPIPLRMQHHQAAAAAAAAAAQHPQLQHQSLAQVQQQAHQQQQQQQQQQQHQHQLDASSSRSSTPSDPASPAGSSHSAHLEIKMETNDEDEEDAEQVQVT, encoded by the coding sequence ATGCGAGAAAAAGACCATTCCCCAAGAAAGATGCTCCCCAGTCCCAAACAGGCGGCGGTCTACCCGCTTCTCGGCCTAGGGTCGACTATTTCGGCTCAGCTACCGTTCGACTTCTCCACCAGCAACCGATCCTCCTCATCCAACCTGCTGCACCAGCAGCAGAGTCTGCTCGATCAACCACTGGATCTACGAGTAGAACGCAAAAAGTCCTCCAACAGTAGCAGCTCAACCTCCGATGACGACGAAACTCCCCGAACGCCGGCCGATGATGGCGTCAAACCCAGCAGTGTGATATCCTTCcaagacaacaataacaacaacaatctAAGCAATAACAACACCGACAGCAGTAATAAGAGTCCCAGCCCAATCCACCtaaacaataacaacaacaacaataacagcGTAAAATATACCAACAACAATCACATCAATGTGAAAGATGAGTTCCGAATATCCAACCTAGCGAACCACAGCCCTCCAATTTTTCCACCTCCGGGGTTGAACCCCCTCATGCTGGAAGCGATCGCCAAGGCGGGACTACCCTTACCCGGCTACCGGAACTCCTTCCTCCCCGCTCGGTCACCCGTTTCGTTTGATCTCCAACGGTTATCCCAGCTGCGACAGCCCAGCAACGGAAACGGAATCCccaacaacaataacaacaacaccAACAGTATCAACCATAACCTGCCACCCGGtgccgccgccaccgccgccaAGAACAAAGACCGCTATTCGTGCAAGTTCTGCGGAAAAGTATTCCCTCGATCGGCGAACCTGACGCGTCACCTTCGGACGCACACCGGCGAGCAACCCTACAAGTGCAAATACTGCGAACGTTCCTTTAGCATATCGAGCAATCTGCAGCGCCACGTGCGTAACATCCACAACAAGGAGCGCCCCTTCAAGTGTGCCCTCTGCGAACGCTGCTTCGGCCAGCAGACGAATCTCGATCGCCATCTCAAAAAGCACGAAGCCGACGCGGCCGGACTGGGGCTCGGACTGGACGAGCGCCTCCGTGCGGCCCGACGAAACTCGCGGGGTATTCCGGAGGATTCCTACTTCGAGGAGATTCGCTCCTTCATGGGCAAGGTGACTCAGCTACCGATTCCGCTGAGGATGCAGCACCACCAGGCGGCGGCGGCAGCAGCGGCCGCTGCAGCACAACATCCCCAGCTACAGCACCAATCGTTGGCCCAGGTACAACAGCAGGCTCatcaacagcaacagcagcagcaacaacaacaacaacatcagCACCAGCTGGATGCGAGTTCGTCACGTAGTTCGACGCCGTCGGATCCGGCATCGCCCGCCGGGAGTTCGCACAGTGCTCACCTGGAGATCAAGATGGAAACGAACGACGAGGACGAGGAGGATGCAGAGCAGGTGCAGGTTACCTGA